The proteins below come from a single Mercenaria mercenaria strain notata chromosome 3, MADL_Memer_1, whole genome shotgun sequence genomic window:
- the LOC123524042 gene encoding ERI1 exoribonuclease 3-like isoform X2, whose protein sequence is MKLFGLSKHCTFVFNSKQLECNFRFLPHVLRKSVIHKPVVNQSLNLSTSCTVSAGRKSRNTSSRSRLKMATANLKEQYFDYFLVLDFEATCKENEQIHPQEIIEFPVLKINSKTLETETTFHQYVQPRVHKELTPFCTKLTGIIQDMVDGQPHIEDVLKSFDKWMADNKLLDENVKSVFVTCGDWDLNKMLPKQAEHFKLEIPGYFDQWLNIKKMIARTLGIFW, encoded by the exons ATGAAATTATTTGGATTATCCAAACactgtactttcgttttcaactCTAAACAGCTAGAGTGTAATTTTCGTTTTCTTCCGCACGTATTAAGAAAAAGTGTCATACACAAACCCGTAGTTAATCAGTCGTTGAACTTGAGTACAAGTTGCACTGTTTCAGCTGGGAGAAAGAGCAGGAATACTTCAAGTAGATCAAGGTTGAAGATGGCAACAGCTAACTTGAAAGAGCAATATTTTGACTATTTTCTAGTTCTTGACTTCGAAGCAACATGTAAGGAAAATGAACAGATCCATCCACAG GAAATAATAGAGTTTCCAGTTTTAAAGATAAACTCAAAGACTCTGGAAACAGAAACAACCTTTCATCAGTATGTTCAGCCAAGGGTTCATAAAGAGCTCACACCATTCTGTACCAAG TTGACTGGAATAATTCAAGACATGGTAGATGGTCAGCCGCATATTGAAGATGTACTAAAG AGTTTTGATAAATGGATGGCTGACAATAAGTTATTAGATGAAAATGTGAAATCAGTATTTGTTACTTGCGGTGACTGGGATCTCAACAAAAT GTTACCGAAGCAGGCAGAGCATTTCAAGCTAGAAATACCAGGTTACTTCGATCAGTGGTTGAACATTAAAAAG atgATTGCAAGAACATTGGGAATATTCTGGTAG
- the LOC123524042 gene encoding ERI1 exoribonuclease 3-like isoform X1 yields MKLFGLSKHCTFVFNSKQLECNFRFLPHVLRKSVIHKPVVNQSLNLSTSCTVSAGRKSRNTSSRSRLKMATANLKEQYFDYFLVLDFEATCKENEQIHPQEIIEFPVLKINSKTLETETTFHQYVQPRVHKELTPFCTKLTGIIQDMVDGQPHIEDVLKSFDKWMADNKLLDENVKSVFVTCGDWDLNKMLPKQAEHFKLEIPGYFDQWLNIKKAYAEVTSTYPKGMMPMLEGLNITHQGRHHSGIDDCKNIGNILVELLKRGYVAKVTGSR; encoded by the exons ATGAAATTATTTGGATTATCCAAACactgtactttcgttttcaactCTAAACAGCTAGAGTGTAATTTTCGTTTTCTTCCGCACGTATTAAGAAAAAGTGTCATACACAAACCCGTAGTTAATCAGTCGTTGAACTTGAGTACAAGTTGCACTGTTTCAGCTGGGAGAAAGAGCAGGAATACTTCAAGTAGATCAAGGTTGAAGATGGCAACAGCTAACTTGAAAGAGCAATATTTTGACTATTTTCTAGTTCTTGACTTCGAAGCAACATGTAAGGAAAATGAACAGATCCATCCACAG GAAATAATAGAGTTTCCAGTTTTAAAGATAAACTCAAAGACTCTGGAAACAGAAACAACCTTTCATCAGTATGTTCAGCCAAGGGTTCATAAAGAGCTCACACCATTCTGTACCAAG TTGACTGGAATAATTCAAGACATGGTAGATGGTCAGCCGCATATTGAAGATGTACTAAAG AGTTTTGATAAATGGATGGCTGACAATAAGTTATTAGATGAAAATGTGAAATCAGTATTTGTTACTTGCGGTGACTGGGATCTCAACAAAAT GTTACCGAAGCAGGCAGAGCATTTCAAGCTAGAAATACCAGGTTACTTCGATCAGTGGTTGAACATTAAAAAG GCATATGCTGAGGTGACATCTACCTATCCAAAAGGGATGATGCCCATGTTAGAAGGGTTGAACATAACACACCAGGGCAGGCATCACAGTGGGATAG atgATTGCAAGAACATTGGGAATATTCTGGTAGAATTGTTGAAACGTGGATACGTTGCCAAGGTAACCGGATCTAGATGA
- the LOC123535880 gene encoding uncharacterized protein LOC123535880 has product MSVSLPEFPQFRVSGEKNLGVRWKEYVSKLENLFIGLNIESKKRRKALLLHYGGDEIYDIAESLSTNSEELDYDTLKQKLNGYFNPKSNREFETYEFRNMVQEHCETIDQFVTRLKTKAKFCEFSDSEREVKSQLIQGCRSNELRKRALRDDYSLNDLQKFARTLEISESQATEIGKKVQTNGQTASVDRVKSKRTPKFSRNPRPTIHKNQNQPSRQNTKCTNCGGKFST; this is encoded by the coding sequence aTGTCTGTTTCGTTACCGGAATTTCCGCAGTTTCGAGTGTCTGGAGAGAAGAATCTTGGTGTTAGGTGGAAAGAATATGTATCCAAATTAGAGAACTTATTTATTGGATTAAATATTGAAAGTAAAAAACGAAGGAAAGCGTTACTTTTACATTATGGTGGCGATGAAATTTATGATATCGCGGAATCACTTTCTACAAATAGTGAAGAACTCGATTATGACACGTTAAAACAAAAGCTGAATGGATATTTCAATCCAAAATCAAACAGAGAGTTCGAGACATATGAATTCAGGAATATGGTGCAAGAACACTGTGAAACCATAGATCAGTTTGTGACTAGactaaaaacaaaagcaaaattttgCGAATTTAGCGATTCCGAAAGGGAAGTAAAATCTCAGTTGATTCAAGGGTGTAGATCAAATGAACTACGCAAAAGAGCATTGAGAGATGATTATTCATTGAATGATTTACAAAAGTTTGCAAGAACATTAGAAATATCAGAGTCACAAGCTACAGAAATAGGAAAGAAAGTACAAACAAATGGACAAACAGCTTCTGTTGATAGAGTAAAATCAAAACGTACACCAAAGTTCTCAAGAAACCCAAGACCAACAAtacataaaaatcaaaatcagCCATCAAGACAAAACACTAAGTGTACAAACTGTGGTGGCAAATTTTCCACATAA